One segment of Mycolicibacterium sp. YH-1 DNA contains the following:
- the mftD gene encoding pre-mycofactocin synthase MftD (MftD, an enzyme found in the mycofactocin biosynthesis locus, performs an oxidative deamination of 3-amino-5-[(p-hydroxyphenyl)methyl]-4,4-dimethyl-2-pyrrolidinone (AHDP). The resulting compound, now called pre-mycofactocin (PMFT), is a biologically active redox cofactor that can oxidize the non-exchangeable NADH of TIGR03971 family SDR-type oxidoreductases.) gives MARDIWFETVSIAQERAKKRLPKSVYSALISASEKGLTVADNVEAFGQLGFAPHVIGALEKRDLSTTVMGQDISLPVVISPTGVQAVHPDGEVAVARAAAARGTAMGLSSFASKPIEDVIAANPKLFFQVYWLGDRAAIAARVERARAAGAVGLIVTTDWSFSHGRDWGSPKIPENMDLRTTVRMLPEGLTRPRWMYQWAKTMRPPNLRVPNQGAKGEAGPPFFQAYGEWMGTPPPTWEDIAWLRELWGGPFMLKGVIRVDDAKRAVDAGVSAISVSNHGGNNLDSTPAAIRALPAIADAVGNDIEVLLDGGIRRGSDVVKALALGARAVMIGRAYLWGLAAEGQAGVENVLDVLHGGIDSALRGLGKASVHDLGADDILVPPGFTRALGVPGNGSV, from the coding sequence ATGGCCCGCGACATCTGGTTCGAAACCGTCTCCATCGCGCAGGAACGCGCGAAGAAGCGCCTGCCCAAGTCCGTGTACAGCGCCCTGATCTCGGCGAGCGAGAAGGGACTGACGGTCGCCGACAATGTCGAGGCGTTCGGCCAACTCGGCTTCGCGCCCCACGTGATCGGGGCACTCGAGAAGCGTGATCTGTCGACCACCGTTATGGGGCAGGACATCTCGCTACCGGTGGTGATCTCGCCGACCGGTGTGCAAGCGGTGCATCCCGACGGCGAGGTGGCGGTGGCACGTGCCGCCGCGGCCCGTGGCACCGCGATGGGCCTGTCCTCGTTCGCGAGCAAGCCGATCGAGGACGTCATCGCGGCCAACCCCAAACTGTTCTTCCAGGTGTACTGGCTGGGCGACCGCGCGGCGATCGCGGCGCGGGTCGAGCGTGCGCGTGCCGCCGGTGCGGTCGGGCTCATCGTCACGACCGACTGGAGCTTCAGCCACGGCCGCGACTGGGGCAGCCCCAAGATCCCCGAGAACATGGACCTGCGGACCACCGTCCGGATGCTTCCCGAGGGCCTGACCAGGCCACGGTGGATGTATCAGTGGGCCAAGACGATGCGCCCACCAAACCTGCGGGTCCCCAACCAAGGGGCCAAGGGCGAGGCCGGGCCGCCGTTCTTCCAGGCCTACGGCGAGTGGATGGGCACGCCTCCGCCCACGTGGGAGGACATCGCGTGGTTGCGTGAACTGTGGGGCGGGCCATTCATGCTCAAGGGTGTGATTCGCGTGGATGACGCCAAACGCGCTGTCGACGCAGGCGTTTCGGCGATCTCGGTGTCCAACCACGGTGGCAACAACCTGGACAGCACCCCCGCGGCGATCCGGGCGCTGCCGGCCATCGCCGACGCCGTCGGCAACGACATCGAGGTTTTGCTGGACGGCGGCATCCGCCGCGGCAGCGACGTCGTCAAGGCGCTGGCGCTCGGGGCGCGCGCGGTCATGATCGGCCGCGCCTACCTGTGGGGCCTGGCCGCCGAGGGGCAGGCCGGCGTCGAGAACGTGCTCGATGTTCTGCACGGTGGCATCGACTCGGCCCTGCGCGGGCTGGGCAAGGCCTCGGTCCACGACCTGGGTGCCGATGACATCCTGGTGCCCCCGGGCTTCACCCGGGCGCTCGGCGTGCCCGGCAATGGAAGCGTCTGA
- the mftC gene encoding mycofactocin radical SAM maturase (MftC is a radical SAM/SPASM enzyme that catalyzes the first two steps in biosynthesis of the electron carrier mycofactocin from the terminal Val-Tyr dipeptide of the precursor peptide MftA.), whose protein sequence is MTTVEKAPAPAAQPVGRLVDQFELGLDAPICLTWELTYACNLSCVHCLSASGKRDPRELSTQQCKDIIDELERMQVFYVNIGGGEPTVRPDFWELVDYATAHHVGVKFSTNGVRITPEVAAKLAASDYVDVQISLDGATAEVNDEVRGPGSFAMAIRALENLAEAGFKDAKISVVVTRHNVDQLDDFKALADHYGATLRITRLRPSGRGADVWDELHPTPVQQVQLYDWLVARGENVLTGDSFFHLSGLGEPGALAGLNLCGAGRVVCLIDPIGDVYACPFAIHDKFLAGNVLSDGGFDSVWKNAPLFRELREPQSAGACTGCGHYDACRGGCMAAKFFTGLPLDGPDPECVQGYGEPALALERDKPKPSGDHSRAGGRKGPIPLKLLTVPPKKFCNESPV, encoded by the coding sequence ATGACGACGGTTGAAAAGGCCCCCGCTCCGGCTGCGCAGCCCGTCGGGCGGCTCGTCGATCAGTTCGAGCTCGGTCTCGACGCGCCCATCTGCCTGACCTGGGAACTCACCTACGCCTGCAACCTGTCCTGCGTGCACTGCCTGTCGGCCTCCGGCAAGCGCGATCCGCGCGAGCTGTCGACGCAGCAGTGCAAGGACATCATCGATGAACTCGAGCGCATGCAGGTGTTCTACGTCAACATCGGCGGTGGCGAACCCACTGTGCGACCCGACTTCTGGGAGTTGGTGGACTACGCCACCGCCCATCACGTCGGAGTGAAGTTCTCCACCAACGGCGTGCGGATCACACCCGAGGTGGCGGCCAAGCTCGCGGCGAGTGACTACGTCGACGTCCAGATCTCGCTCGACGGTGCCACCGCGGAGGTCAACGACGAGGTCCGGGGTCCCGGCTCCTTCGCGATGGCGATCCGCGCGCTGGAGAACCTCGCTGAGGCGGGTTTCAAGGATGCCAAGATCTCGGTTGTCGTGACTCGCCACAACGTGGATCAGCTCGACGACTTCAAGGCCCTGGCCGACCACTACGGCGCTACCCTGCGCATCACGCGGCTGCGGCCGTCGGGCCGCGGCGCCGACGTGTGGGACGAGCTGCATCCGACACCGGTGCAGCAGGTCCAGCTCTACGACTGGCTGGTCGCCCGTGGTGAGAATGTGCTCACCGGCGACTCGTTCTTCCACCTGTCCGGTCTGGGAGAGCCCGGCGCACTGGCCGGCCTGAACCTGTGCGGAGCCGGCCGGGTGGTGTGCCTGATCGACCCCATCGGTGACGTCTACGCGTGCCCGTTCGCCATCCACGACAAGTTCCTTGCCGGAAACGTGCTGTCCGACGGCGGTTTCGACAGTGTGTGGAAGAACGCACCACTGTTCCGCGAGCTGCGCGAACCGCAGTCGGCCGGAGCATGCACTGGCTGCGGCCACTATGACGCGTGCCGCGGCGGATGCATGGCCGCCAAGTTCTTCACCGGCCTGCCGCTTGACGGGCCGGATCCCGAATGCGTGCAGGGCTACGGCGAGCCTGCGCTCGCGCTTGAACGTGACAAGCCGAAGCCGAGTGGCGACCACTCGCGTGCCGGGGGCCGAAAGGGGCCCATCCCGCTCAAGCTCCTGACAGTCCCACCCAAGAAGTTCTGCAACGAAAGCCCCGTCTGA
- the mftB gene encoding mycofactocin biosynthesis chaperone MftB (MftB, a small protein, is a peptide chaperone that assists the radical SAM enzyme MftC in performing two modifications to the C-terminal Val-Tyr dipeptide of the mycofactocin precursor peptide, MftA. MftB's role is analogous to the role of PqqD in the biosynthesis of PQQ, a cofactor that derives entirely from a Tyr and a Glu in the precursor PqqA.), translating to MSAPLSSEPVDAAPGAAAFDPDLGWRLHHQVAVRPEPFGALLYHFGTRKLSFLKNRKIVEVVNSLSDHSDARSALRAAGITDDQQAPYLHALSVLVASKMLVCKETP from the coding sequence ATGTCGGCGCCTCTGTCCTCGGAGCCGGTGGACGCCGCCCCGGGGGCAGCGGCGTTCGACCCCGATCTCGGCTGGCGGCTGCACCACCAGGTGGCGGTGCGGCCCGAGCCATTCGGTGCTCTGCTCTATCACTTTGGCACCCGCAAGCTTTCGTTCCTCAAGAACCGAAAGATCGTCGAGGTGGTCAACTCGCTGAGTGATCACAGCGATGCCAGGTCCGCACTGCGGGCCGCAGGTATCACCGACGATCAACAGGCGCCCTATCTGCACGCCCTGAGCGTGCTTGTCGCATCCAAGATGCTCGTCTGCAAGGAGACCCCATGA
- the mftA gene encoding mycofactocin precursor MftA (Mycofactocin is a small molecule electron carrier derived from the final two amino acids, Val-Tyr, of MftA, the mycofactocin precursor. It plays a role in redox homeostasis and the metabolism of alcohols and aldehydes in Actinobacteria, including Mycobacterium tuberculosis.), with product MEPNQHAEVAEELVTESLVEEVSIDGMCGVY from the coding sequence ATGGAGCCGAATCAGCACGCAGAGGTTGCCGAAGAACTCGTCACCGAGAGTTTGGTCGAAGAGGTTTCGATCGACGGTATGTGCGGGGTCTACTGA
- the mftR gene encoding mycofactocin system transcriptional regulator (MftR, the mycofactocin system transcriptional regulator, is an uncharacterized TetR family DNA-binding transcription factor. Its role is inferred by context. It occurs as part of the biosynthesis locus for mycofactocin, a partially characterized electron carrier derived from the terminal Val-Tyr dipeptide of the precursor peptide MftA, through a radical SAM enzyme-mediated process.), with protein sequence MKSDPGRQAGRNAPAAGDVAPRVGRRRSTTQDHISAVALELFATRGFDEVSVDDVAHAAGIARRSLFRYYPSKSAIPWGDFDAHLDHMRDLLDAVPAGVPVREALRSALLAFNSFDVAETARHRQRMRVILETDALQAHSMTMYAGWRAVIAAFVAHRLGLSTADLVPQTVAWTMLGVALSAYGHWLADESAPLSEALCDAFDTISEGLGNLDSKKS encoded by the coding sequence ATGAAATCTGATCCCGGTCGACAGGCCGGCCGAAACGCCCCTGCCGCGGGAGACGTTGCGCCGCGCGTCGGACGCCGGCGTTCGACCACCCAGGACCACATCAGCGCCGTCGCGCTCGAACTGTTCGCCACCCGGGGGTTCGACGAGGTCAGCGTCGATGACGTCGCCCACGCCGCGGGTATCGCCCGCCGCTCGCTGTTCCGCTACTACCCGTCGAAGAGCGCCATCCCCTGGGGCGACTTCGATGCCCACCTCGACCACATGCGCGACCTGCTCGACGCGGTCCCGGCAGGAGTACCCGTCCGCGAGGCCCTGCGCTCGGCACTGTTGGCGTTCAACAGCTTCGATGTCGCCGAGACCGCACGGCACCGCCAACGAATGCGGGTGATCCTCGAGACGGACGCCCTTCAGGCGCACTCGATGACGATGTACGCGGGCTGGCGCGCCGTCATCGCCGCCTTCGTCGCACACCGCCTCGGCCTGAGTACGGCCGATCTGGTGCCCCAGACCGTGGCCTGGACCATGCTCGGCGTCGCACTGTCGGCCTACGGGCACTGGCTGGCGGACGAGTCGGCGCCGCTGTCGGAGGCGCTCTGCGACGCCTTCGACACCATCAGCGAGGGCCTGGGGAACCTCGATTCGAAGAAATCTTGA
- a CDS encoding RNA polymerase sigma factor, translating to MSDESDPPGAPRVLLALYDEALPSVYGYFVRRCGDRATAEDLTSETFLAAMDAARKDEPPSITVPWLIGVARHKLADHYRRRHDRFSIPVAELPEPVAPTDDWDAELDRIVAESVLARLPEHHRTVLALRYMDDRPVPECAELIGRTVHATEALLVRARRAFRKQYPEPEGGA from the coding sequence GTGAGCGACGAATCGGATCCCCCGGGCGCCCCGCGGGTCCTGTTGGCGCTGTACGACGAGGCACTGCCGTCGGTGTACGGCTACTTCGTCCGGCGCTGCGGTGACCGTGCGACGGCCGAGGACCTGACCTCCGAGACATTCCTTGCGGCCATGGACGCCGCCCGCAAGGACGAGCCACCGTCGATCACCGTGCCGTGGCTTATCGGGGTGGCACGCCACAAACTGGCGGACCACTACCGACGCAGGCACGACCGGTTCAGCATTCCAGTCGCCGAGTTGCCCGAACCCGTGGCACCGACGGATGACTGGGACGCCGAACTCGACCGGATAGTCGCCGAGAGCGTCCTGGCCCGGTTGCCCGAACACCACCGGACGGTGCTGGCGTTGCGCTACATGGACGACCGCCCGGTGCCCGAGTGCGCGGAGTTGATCGGACGCACGGTGCACGCCACGGAGGCGCTGTTGGTGCGCGCCCGTCGCGCATTCAGAAAGCAATACCCAGAGCCGGAGGGAGGGGCGTGA
- a CDS encoding VOC family protein, translated as MSQYNSHDPLTVLRGADHPVPPDPDFAARLRARLESALSLPNRTGDVAMSGTDTAIAELNDTVAATATVPRSAALPYLAVADARAAIAWYLDALGASLIGDPIVMDDGRIGHAELALAGGVLYLADEYPELGLRAPAPQAASVSLMLAVTDTDAALERARDRGAVVHQDAHEAHGSRNATIVDPFGHRWMLSGPMTGAAVGIQHGDVGYVSVWTPDADRAAEFYGHVLGWRYDPTSHRVTNTREHIGLFSVPGAPTMFCCYAVTDLDGALQSIRDGGGRVGQRQEFDFGTVVDATDPAGAPFAVYQPTPGQPRPNLNGAGPGELSYITYEVPDASAFKAFYSRMLFWSFEPGRVDDGWGISGTHPMAGVAGGSDRSVTVPMWTVDDVDEAVSRVREAGGTVIDEPSRQSYGLSALCTDDQGTRFYLGQF; from the coding sequence ATGAGCCAGTACAACAGCCACGATCCGCTGACTGTCCTGCGCGGCGCCGACCACCCGGTCCCGCCCGATCCCGACTTCGCCGCTCGACTGCGTGCGCGTCTGGAATCGGCTCTGTCACTTCCGAATCGAACAGGAGATGTTGCCATGAGTGGCACCGATACCGCCATCGCCGAACTGAACGACACCGTCGCCGCCACCGCCACCGTTCCGCGCTCGGCCGCCCTCCCCTACCTCGCCGTCGCGGACGCCCGCGCGGCGATCGCCTGGTACCTCGACGCGCTCGGGGCCTCGCTGATAGGCGATCCGATCGTGATGGATGACGGCCGGATCGGGCACGCCGAACTGGCGCTGGCCGGTGGCGTGCTCTACCTCGCCGACGAGTACCCCGAGCTGGGCCTGCGGGCACCCGCCCCACAGGCGGCCTCGGTGAGCCTGATGCTCGCGGTCACCGACACCGATGCGGCGCTGGAACGCGCCCGTGACCGTGGCGCCGTCGTCCACCAGGACGCCCACGAGGCGCATGGATCGCGCAACGCCACCATCGTCGACCCGTTCGGGCACCGGTGGATGCTGAGCGGCCCGATGACGGGCGCCGCCGTCGGTATCCAGCACGGCGACGTGGGTTACGTGTCGGTGTGGACGCCCGACGCCGACAGGGCCGCCGAGTTCTACGGCCACGTCCTCGGGTGGAGGTATGACCCGACCAGCCACCGGGTGACCAACACCCGCGAGCACATCGGGCTGTTCTCGGTGCCCGGTGCGCCGACGATGTTCTGCTGCTACGCGGTCACCGACCTCGACGGCGCCCTGCAGTCGATCCGCGATGGCGGGGGCCGGGTCGGGCAGCGACAGGAGTTCGACTTCGGCACCGTCGTGGACGCGACCGACCCCGCCGGCGCACCGTTCGCGGTGTACCAGCCCACCCCCGGCCAACCTCGACCCAACCTCAACGGCGCTGGGCCAGGCGAACTCTCGTACATCACCTACGAGGTGCCCGACGCATCGGCGTTCAAGGCCTTCTACAGCCGGATGCTGTTCTGGTCGTTCGAGCCGGGCCGGGTCGACGACGGCTGGGGCATATCGGGCACGCATCCCATGGCCGGCGTGGCCGGCGGTAGCGACCGCAGCGTGACGGTGCCGATGTGGACCGTCGACGATGTCGATGAGGCCGTCAGCAGGGTCCGCGAAGCCGGTGGCACCGTCATCGACGAGCCGTCACGGCAGTCCTACGGCCTCTCGGCACTGTGCACCGACGACCAGGGCACCCGCTTCTACCTCGGCCAGTTCTAG
- a CDS encoding IS481 family transposase, translating to MAQKVTAMDIRTATALAGQVENVAEFCRRQQISRQTFYKWRARFRDDGVPGLQDRSRRPLSSPGQTGAAVEEMVLLKRKQLFEQGGDHGPQSIVWSLRREGRGVVPSRATVWRILTRHGVITPAPQKRPRSATKRFTFDRPNECWQSDWTQWALADGSPVAIAGSIDDHSRYLTALQAAAGAGSTELVWAVMLAGISECAVPAMSLTDNGFMYTGRLRGYESTFEANLRALGTRTINSTPYHPQTCGKIERFWQTLKKWLRARRAPATVEALNDLLDRFRAFYNHHRPHRAHRGATPAEAFAATEAARPAARPLPAPIFVSSHIVGERSGNLFVPPYKVNVGLRWAGHTCDSIRDGDHIAIFSGTTLIRELTADPTRQYQPGDKNTRTYRAREPKPSP from the coding sequence ATGGCCCAGAAGGTGACGGCGATGGACATCCGTACCGCGACGGCGTTGGCCGGGCAAGTGGAGAACGTGGCGGAGTTCTGCCGCCGCCAGCAGATCAGTCGGCAGACGTTCTACAAGTGGCGGGCTCGGTTCCGCGACGATGGCGTCCCAGGGCTGCAGGATCGCTCACGACGACCGTTGTCCTCGCCAGGTCAGACCGGTGCGGCAGTCGAGGAGATGGTGCTGCTCAAGCGCAAGCAGCTTTTCGAGCAGGGAGGTGATCACGGCCCGCAGTCGATCGTGTGGTCGCTTCGTCGCGAGGGCCGCGGCGTCGTGCCCTCGCGGGCCACGGTGTGGCGGATCCTGACCCGTCATGGCGTGATCACACCGGCGCCGCAGAAGCGCCCGCGCTCGGCGACCAAACGGTTCACCTTCGATCGGCCCAACGAGTGCTGGCAGTCCGACTGGACCCAGTGGGCGTTGGCCGACGGCTCCCCGGTGGCCATCGCGGGCAGTATCGATGACCACTCGCGCTACCTGACCGCGCTTCAGGCGGCGGCGGGTGCGGGTTCCACCGAACTGGTGTGGGCGGTGATGCTGGCCGGTATCAGCGAGTGCGCAGTACCGGCAATGTCGTTGACCGACAACGGGTTCATGTACACCGGGCGACTGCGCGGCTATGAGTCGACATTCGAGGCCAACCTGCGCGCCCTGGGCACCCGCACCATCAACTCCACCCCCTATCACCCTCAGACCTGCGGCAAGATCGAGAGGTTCTGGCAGACCCTGAAGAAGTGGCTTCGGGCCCGCCGGGCACCGGCCACCGTCGAAGCGCTCAACGACCTGCTCGACCGGTTCCGAGCCTTCTACAACCACCACCGTCCGCACCGAGCCCACCGCGGCGCCACCCCGGCCGAGGCCTTCGCCGCCACCGAAGCCGCCCGACCCGCAGCACGTCCGCTGCCGGCACCAATCTTCGTGAGCAGCCACATCGTCGGGGAACGCTCGGGCAACCTGTTCGTCCCGCCCTACAAAGTCAACGTCGGCCTGCGCTGGGCTGGACACACCTGCGACAGCATCCGCGACGGCGACCACATCGCCATCTTCAGCGGCACGACGCTGATCAGGGAACTCACCGCCGACCCCACCCGCCAGTACCAACCCGGTGACAAAAACACGCGAACCTACCGCGCCCGCGAACCCAAACCATCACCATGA